In Ignavibacteriota bacterium, the following proteins share a genomic window:
- the rsmH gene encoding 16S rRNA (cytosine(1402)-N(4))-methyltransferase RsmH, protein MNGTAYHTPALCREAVDLLMADTGGSFVDGTVGGGGHAWEICSHLQGPGRLLCLDADDEALASARSRLAGFADRTTFVRTNFRFLRAAMQEAGWTGASGILLDLGISSHQIDAVERGFTFRGDERLDMRMDRRQPLSAWDIVNTYDERRLADVIYQYGEEQNARRIARSIVGHRPVHTTGELRDVVAAFTPDRFLNKSLARVFRRCASKVNGNSTAPGLSSQMPATCSHRVAGSW, encoded by the coding sequence GTGAACGGAACGGCCTATCACACCCCGGCCCTGTGCCGGGAAGCAGTTGACCTGCTGATGGCCGATACCGGGGGATCATTTGTCGACGGAACGGTCGGAGGAGGAGGACACGCGTGGGAGATCTGCTCCCACCTCCAGGGCCCCGGCCGTCTGCTCTGTCTCGATGCGGACGACGAAGCACTTGCCTCTGCCCGGTCCCGGCTTGCGGGATTCGCGGACCGCACGACGTTCGTCCGGACCAACTTCCGGTTCCTCCGCGCAGCGATGCAGGAAGCGGGGTGGACCGGCGCCAGCGGGATACTCCTGGATCTGGGCATCTCGTCGCATCAGATCGATGCTGTGGAACGCGGGTTCACGTTCCGCGGCGATGAGCGTTTGGATATGCGCATGGACCGGCGTCAGCCGCTCAGCGCGTGGGATATTGTGAACACGTACGACGAGCGCAGACTCGCCGATGTGATCTATCAGTACGGCGAGGAACAGAATGCGCGCCGCATCGCACGGTCGATCGTGGGCCACCGCCCGGTGCATACCACCGGCGAGCTCCGCGATGTGGTGGCGGCGTTCACGCCGGACCGATTTTTGAACAAGTCACTTGCGCGCGTCTTCAGGCGCTGCGCATCGAAAGTGAATGGGAACTCGACAGCCCCAGGGCTGTCCTCGCAGATGCCCGCGACCTGCTCGCACCGGGTGGCCGGATCGTGGTGA
- a CDS encoding nuclear transport factor 2 family protein codes for MRFLTATCLLLALTGCTHTPSLEEAKALIHLQNEKLHTVAATKNLALLREVYAEDAWFMAPGLAPVHGRDSIIALWGDGLEKIVSLHSESLEISGTPDVLYEIGVVRNVIRTDTPDSVVVHKAKYTNVWKRDAAGVYRLTVDIFNRVD; via the coding sequence ATGAGGTTCCTGACAGCCACGTGCCTATTGCTCGCCCTCACAGGCTGTACACACACGCCCTCCCTGGAAGAGGCAAAGGCCCTTATTCACCTGCAGAACGAGAAACTCCATACTGTTGCCGCGACGAAGAACCTCGCGCTCCTGCGCGAGGTGTACGCTGAGGATGCATGGTTCATGGCACCCGGCCTCGCACCCGTCCACGGACGCGACAGCATCATCGCTCTCTGGGGCGATGGACTCGAGAAGATCGTTTCTCTGCATTCGGAATCCCTTGAGATCAGTGGCACACCGGACGTTCTGTACGAGATCGGTGTCGTCCGGAACGTGATCAGAACCGACACACCGGACTCGGTGGTCGTGCACAAAGCGAAGTATACCAACGTCTGGAAGCGCGACGCCGCCGGGGTCTACCGGCTGACCGTCGATATCTTCAACCGCGTCGATTGA
- a CDS encoding T9SS type A sorting domain-containing protein, with product MKWLGGDTGVVAVDAGSGLNGVSQLLRTTDRGQSWISSLAAAGKRFNSLVSLLNRSLIGYVALGREWGEVWLCTSTDLGTTWRVDSLPDGRLRKTKDFGILSADRMIFCSGFGGMVGDGMIVRSADFGKTCSTMVSPPDLTFSEGQFMSAELSYFSYSRGDEYPRPESFAYNAVLDRAVSIPVWSMGALFRDLTVFSVPQSASMTARTLDPLDSTYTVGPYISINDCLVDLCMISPTCGWLLDGRGRVFRRVDLLTAVPGHRFIVPERFILLQNYPNPFNPSTTVRYELPSAGEVDLRVTDVLGREVYRAVGRQAAGEHAETIELPGHASGVYYCIVQFNSGARQTVKMALVR from the coding sequence ATGAAATGGCTCGGAGGAGACACCGGGGTGGTAGCGGTCGATGCGGGGTCAGGGCTGAATGGCGTGTCGCAGCTCCTGCGCACAACGGACCGCGGGCAGAGCTGGATCTCCTCGTTGGCAGCTGCGGGCAAGCGATTCAACAGTCTGGTCTCGCTGCTCAACAGATCCCTGATCGGATATGTTGCGTTGGGGCGTGAATGGGGTGAGGTGTGGCTGTGCACATCGACCGATCTGGGCACCACGTGGCGGGTGGATAGTCTTCCGGATGGCAGACTCCGAAAAACGAAGGACTTCGGCATCCTCTCGGCGGACCGGATGATCTTCTGTTCGGGTTTTGGAGGGATGGTAGGAGACGGCATGATCGTCCGCAGCGCGGACTTCGGGAAGACCTGTTCGACCATGGTCTCGCCGCCCGACCTGACCTTCAGCGAGGGCCAGTTCATGAGCGCCGAGTTGAGCTATTTTAGCTATAGTCGGGGGGACGAATATCCGAGGCCCGAATCGTTCGCATACAATGCTGTCCTCGATAGGGCGGTCTCCATTCCTGTATGGAGCATGGGTGCGCTGTTCCGTGACCTGACCGTATTCTCGGTGCCGCAAAGTGCGAGCATGACCGCGCGGACCCTGGATCCTTTGGATTCGACGTACACGGTCGGTCCGTACATCTCCATAAACGATTGCCTGGTGGATCTCTGCATGATATCCCCGACGTGCGGATGGCTGTTGGATGGTCGGGGGCGGGTCTTCCGGCGCGTGGACCTGCTCACTGCGGTCCCGGGCCACCGGTTCATTGTGCCGGAGAGGTTCATTCTCTTGCAGAACTATCCCAACCCATTCAACCCGAGCACGACGGTCCGGTATGAGTTGCCCTCGGCAGGTGAGGTGGATCTCCGTGTGACGGATGTGCTGGGGAGGGAGGTGTACCGTGCCGTGGGGAGACAGGCCGCCGGGGAGCACGCCGAGACGATCGAACTTCCGGGCCACGCATCGGGCGTCTACTATTGTATCGTGCAGTTCAACAGCGGTGCGCGGCAAACGGTGAAGATGGCGTTGGTGCGGTGA
- the mraW gene encoding 16S rRNA (cytosine(1402)-N(4))-methyltransferase has protein sequence MRIESEWELDSPRAVLADARDLLAPGGRIVVISYHSLEDRIVKEFFRAVSTVPFDRDVPVMPGEEPEPEFRLITRKPVVPTEQEISDNPRARSAKMRAAERRYVGTQASH, from the coding sequence CTGCGCATCGAAAGTGAATGGGAACTCGACAGCCCCAGGGCTGTCCTCGCAGATGCCCGCGACCTGCTCGCACCGGGTGGCCGGATCGTGGTGATCTCGTACCATTCTCTCGAAGACCGTATCGTGAAGGAATTCTTCCGTGCGGTGTCCACGGTTCCGTTCGACCGTGATGTGCCGGTGATGCCGGGAGAGGAACCCGAGCCGGAGTTCCGCCTCATCACCCGCAAGCCGGTCGTACCGACAGAGCAGGAGATCAGCGACAATCCGAGGGCACGCAGCGCAAAGATGCGTGCCGCCGAACGACGATATGTGGGAACGCAGGCATCACATTAA